In a single window of the Zea mays cultivar B73 chromosome 5, Zm-B73-REFERENCE-NAM-5.0, whole genome shotgun sequence genome:
- the LOC100284253 gene encoding F-box domain containing protein, which yields MAGREAGDCGGEEPAREIPDDITGEILLRLPSRSALARAAVASCAFHALVASPRFLRRHRSLHRDPGSLLGVFTFPLVPDGGRGGGDGSGFHPTEPPHPAASTASAVAAAADFSFGFLPADPSATAGSEAAEWMVRDYRDGRFLLDRVPSGTGSTVFTELAVCDPLSRRYVLLPPIPEDLADTVHSVLTVFGGRRACEPFLAPAETCGADDVDADPPLTVFWTARSPRKMVAFAFSSRDGRWRALESPNCFIWRRHRSPFSCPMAPISTVWNRRHYAHGCFYWVDCLTSRWLVLDGRTMELSLAMIPSPAGYWEEHVAVVEAPDGKLGVFAHGFHHPDGKANLHYYTIVHDKEAAGDTKRWQLEKTIQLPWPSDHRSFCLRGTANGCLNVGLIIEVGEKKSVFMGSHRIRDAELFKIDVKSFQLQKICRARCAGSAAGECCWPYFGFPPSLSLPTV from the coding sequence ATGGCCGGCCGCGAGGCAGGCGACTGCGGCGGAGAGGAGCCGGCCCGCGAGATCCCCGACGACATCACGGGCGAGATCCTGCTCCGCCTGCCGTCGCGCTCGGCGCTGGCGCGCGCCGCGGTGGCGAGCTGCGCCTTCCACGCGCTCGTCGCCTCCCCGCGCTTCCTCCGCCGCCACCGCTCGCTGCATAGGGATCCCGGATCGCTCCTCGGGGTCTTCACCTTCCCTCTCGTCCCCGACGGCGGCAGAGGTGGAGGCGACGGCTCGGGCTTCCACCCCACCGAGCCCCCGCACCCGGCGGCGTCCACCGCCAGCGCCGTCGCCGCTGCGGCCGACTTCTCGTTTGGGTTCCTCCCAGCGGACCCCTCCGCCACGGCTGGGTCTGAGGCTGCCGAGTGGATGGTCCGGGACTACCGCGACGGCCGCTTCCTCCTCGACCGCGTGCCTTCGGGAACCGGGAGCACCGTCTTCACCGAGCTCGCCGTCTGCGACCCGCTGTCCCGACGCTACGTCCTGCTCCCGCCCATTCCGGAGGACCTCGCCGACACCGTCCACAGCGTGCTCACCGTCTTCGGCGGCCGCCGCGCGTGCGAGCCCTTCCTCGCGCCCGCCGAGACCTGCGGCGCGGACGACGTCGACGCGGACCCACCTCTCACCGTGTTCTGGACGGCCCGCTCCCCGAGGAAGATGGTGGCCTTCGCCTTCTCGTCGCGCGACGGACGATGGCGTGCGCTCGAGTCGCCGAACTGCTTCATCTGGCGCAGGCACCGCTCCCCGTTCAGctgccccatggcccccatcagcaCCGTCTGGAACCGCCGCCACTACGCGCACGGCTGCTTCTACTGGGTGGACTGCCTCACCAGCCGCTGGCTCGTGCTCGACGGGCGCACCATGGAGCTCTCCCTCGCGATGATCCCGTCGCCGGCCGGCTACTGGGAGGAGCACGTCGCAGTCGTGGAGGCCCCGGACGGGAAGCTTGGCGTATTCGCGCACGGTTTCCACCACCCCGACGGCAAAGCCAATCTACACTACTATACGATCGTGCACGACAAGGAAGCCGCCGGCGACACGAagcggtggcagctggagaagacGATCCAGCTGCCGTGGCCGTCAGACCACCGGTCTTTCTGCCTCCGGGGCACGGCCAACGGGTGCCTCAACGTTGGCCTCATCATTGAAGTCGGCGAGAAGAAGTCGGTATTCATGGGAAGCCACCGCATCAGGGACGCCGAGCTATTCAAGATCGACGTCAAGAGTTTCCAGCTCCAAAAGATCTGCCGAGCACGGTGCGCCGGCAGTGCTGCCGGCGAGTGCTGCTGGCCATACTTCGGCTTCCCGCCGTCGCTGTCCTTGCCCACTGTGTGA